In the genome of Podarcis raffonei isolate rPodRaf1 chromosome 17, rPodRaf1.pri, whole genome shotgun sequence, one region contains:
- the HAUS6 gene encoding HAUS augmin-like complex subunit 6 isoform X3 — MFDKPNKDAFSIVVHFLFSNVDQSRCNEIFRFCFPPTDKKTDSEFRKHSYEWLRRISDECGNSFPPVVASLFLSPGGSKFIHLMYCFARYVIMQHVKVDSAGADISYPEAVNSRPPDLNIAVAKYHVAQNRFLHGLQKEDTLIQELQKKALHFSKRIRDLKFENADLDKQLQKMEKGVNPSQNNTAERVEKVRCLWTQITETLTCLQKEIEVVDSVVKGHIDQYVLDGTSVAINVPRPLLEKVEKDMHQFHVGNVYEEGKLNVLTVVHLLNKALEILMHERWRIDKNALKLDLQYMEGKTKYQNVNLQGLKSLRQKLKHEDCVSIKQSISKKQQEWDLKWENCLGQSPFHLIKNPDPALDLLPAMSPLSFSPATEEAYKSSVFCQYPASIPDSTKKKSFQKTELELPGKASRCQGSSDGVIAERMVVPSSSLATASENETWVSSEKGSVTETPKAADHSSYQLLRYKGRSSRPAKTAKKKQADTFKTPSSVKREDPLKKAQEQLAEQMADVVVSNSPQSTRGGGQDLEDLFGTLISDPFLTKKQIPRTPENLIAEIRSSWKKAIQDEEASSVERNHTEAIKDMPEDRVPASRNQVDSSMACFMSSCMSDTAESPFLDARSPFCFQQVVTGCSELLTCQAAAGPMGEMFWKQGLTCAVPGKCETKSPEPGLKTERASELEDGPWNGIAAETLPPYVSQNSSMSTTVSWDGLPIGSCSDSQEVIQLGILQETLPEEGALLSLNNSCKDFELDEVREDSNALPDCVAGSACKLDLQSIRRRLEMLKKSALENSLPSKKQIPRCRSEFSLSPASLEACNVLTPSGKPYASDAELSRKPSHTTLLERKILLSPLGSLPSTPQREQSGSQDRGDLLNEK, encoded by the exons ATGTTTGATAAACCGAACAAAGATGCATTTAGTATCGTTGTGCACTTCCTGTTTTCCAACGTGGACCAGTCTCGTTGTAATGAGATTTTCAG ATTTTGTTTTCCTCCAACAGATAAAAAGACAGACTCTGAATTCAGGAAACATAGTTATGAATGGCTAAGAAGAATTTCA GACGAATGTGGAAACAGCTTTCCTCCAGTCGTTGCGTCTTTATTCCTTTCTCCCGGTGGCTCTAAGTTCATTCATCTAATGTACTGCTTCGCAAGATATGTCATAATGCAACATGTTAAAGTAGATTCTGCAG GTGCTGACATATCCTATCCAGAAGCAGTGAACTCAAGACCTCCTGACTTGAACATTGCAGTTGCAAAATATCATGTAGCACAAAACAGATTTTTACACGGTCTGCAAAAGGAAGACACTTTGATTCAAGAATTGCAGAAAAAAGCATT GCATTTTAGTAAGCGAATTAGAGATTTAAAATTTGAAAATGCAGATCTGGACAAGCAGCTCCAAAA AATGGAGAAAGGCGTTAATCCAAGTCAGAACAACACGGCAGAGAGAGTTGAGAAG GTTCGCTGTTTATGGACACAGATAACGGAAACACTTACATGTCTACAAAAAGAAATAGAAGTTGTAGATTCAGTTGTCAAAGGTCATATTGACCAGTACGTATTAGATGGCACAAGTGTCGCTATTAATGTTCCGAGGCCTCTACTTGAAAAAGTTGAAAAGGATATGCACCAA TTTCATGTAGGGAATGTTTATGAAGAAGGAAAACTAAACGTTTTAACAGTCGTCCACTTACTCAACAAAGCCTTGGAAATACTGATGCATGAGCGCTGGCGCATTGACAAGAATGCACTAAAATTGGATCTTCAGTACATGGAAGGAAAGACCAAATACCAGAATGTTAATTTACAGGGTCTTAAGTCACTGAG GCAAAAATTAAAACATGAAGATTGTGTATCAATAAAGCAGTCTATTTCTAAAAAACAGCAGGAATGGGATTTGAAGTGGGAAAATTGCCTTGGCCAGTCACCTTTTCATTTAATTAAAAATCCAGATCCT GCACTTGACTTATTACCAGCCATgtctcccctttctttttctcctgctACCGAGGAAGCTTATAAAAGCAGTGTCTTCTGCCAGTACCCTGCATCAATTCCAG attcTACCAAGAAGAAGAGTTTTCAGAAAACAGAACTTGAGCTTCCTGGCAAAGCATCAAGATGTCAAGGTAGTTCAGATGGGGTAATTGCAGAGAG GATGGTCGTGCCCTCTTCCAGTCTCGCCACAGCGTCTGAAAATGAAACATGGGTATCTTCGGAAAAG GGATCGGTTACTGAAACACCCAAGGCAGCAGATCACTCTAGTTATCAACTCTTAAGATATAAAGGAAGAAGTTCAAGACCTgcaaaaacagcaaagaaaaAACAAGCTGATACATTCAAAACGCCATCTTCCGTTAAACGAGAAGATCCTCTGAAGAAGGCACAAGAGCAACTGGCGGAACAG ATGGCAGATGTAGTAGTATCTAATTCTCCCCAGAGCACTCGAGGAGGAGGACAGGATTTGGAGGACCTGTTTGGCACCTTAATCTCAGATCCCTTCTTAACAAAGAAACAGATTCCACGGACCCCAGAAAATCTGA TTGCTGAAATTAGAAGCTCCTGGAAAAAAGCTATCCAGGATGAAGAAGCCTCAAGTGTGGAAAGGAATCATACCGAAGCAATAAAAGACATGCCGGAGGACCGAGTCCCTGCGTCTCGAAACCAAGTAGATTCAAGTATGGCATGCTTTATGTCTTCATGCATGTCTGATACAGCAGAATCTCCTTTTCTGGATGCGCGGTCTCCATTTTGTTTCCAGCAGGTGGTTACCGGTTGTAGCGAATTGCTGACCTGTCAAGCAGCTGCTGGGCCAATGGGTGAGATGTTTTGGAAGCAAGGGTTAACATGCGCTGTTCCAGGCAAATGTGAAACAAAAAGTCCAGAACCTGGCCTCAAGACTGAACGTGCAAGTGAGCTGGAGGATGGTCCATGGAATGGCATTGCGGCAGAGACTTTGCCTCCTTATGTGAGCCAGAATTCTTCTATGAGTACAACTGTGTCATGGGATGGTCTTCCGATAGGAAGCTGCTCTGATAGCCAGGAAGTTATCCAACTGGGCATACTTCAAGAAACCCTTCCAGAGGAAGGGGCACTCTTAAGCCTTAATAATAGTTGTAAAGATTTTGAACTGGATGAAGTAAGAGAAGACAGCAACGCTTTGCCGGACTGCGTGGCAGGAAGTGCGTGCAAACTGGATTTGCAATCTATTCGAAGGCGCTTGGAAATGTTGAAAAAGTCTGCGCTTGAAAACTCGCTGCCTTCTAAAAAGCAAATCCCAAGGTGCAGGTCTGAGTTTAGTCTCTCTCCGGCGAGCCTAGAAGCTTGCAATGTTCTTACCCCTTCGGGGAAACCATATGCATCAGATGCAGAACTTTCCAGGAAACCATCGCACACGACTCTTCTTGAAAGAAagatccttctctcccccctggGTTCGCTTCCTTCAACGCCACAAAGAGAGCAGTCAGGCTCACAGGATAGGGGAGACCTGTTAAACG AAAAGTAG
- the HAUS6 gene encoding HAUS augmin-like complex subunit 6 isoform X2, giving the protein MSAQQLSPPPAWEKEHLWLYLLALGFDPEKAAAGRVSTHLGLGVNMFDKPNKDAFSIVVHFLFSNVDQSRCNEIFRFCFPPTDKKTDSEFRKHSYEWLRRISDECGNSFPPVVASLFLSPGGSKFIHLMYCFARYVIMQHVKVDSAGADISYPEAVNSRPPDLNIAVAKYHVAQNRFLHGLQKEDTLIQELQKKALHFSKRIRDLKFENADLDKQLQKMEKGVNPSQNNTAERVEKVRCLWTQITETLTCLQKEIEVVDSVVKGHIDQYVLDGTSVAINVPRPLLEKVEKDMHQFHVGNVYEEGKLNVLTVVHLLNKALEILMHERWRIDKNALKLDLQYMEGKTKYQNVNLQGLKSLRQKLKHEDCVSIKQSISKKQQEWDLKWENCLGQSPFHLIKNPDPALDLLPAMSPLSFSPATEEAYKSSVFCQYPASIPDSTKKKSFQKTELELPGKASRCQGSSDGVIAERMVVPSSSLATASENETWVSSEKGSVTETPKAADHSSYQLLRYKGRSSRPAKTAKKKQADTFKTPSSVKREDPLKKAQEQLAEQSTRGGGQDLEDLFGTLISDPFLTKKQIPRTPENLIAEIRSSWKKAIQDEEASSVERNHTEAIKDMPEDRVPASRNQVDSSMACFMSSCMSDTAESPFLDARSPFCFQQVVTGCSELLTCQAAAGPMGEMFWKQGLTCAVPGKCETKSPEPGLKTERASELEDGPWNGIAAETLPPYVSQNSSMSTTVSWDGLPIGSCSDSQEVIQLGILQETLPEEGALLSLNNSCKDFELDEVREDSNALPDCVAGSACKLDLQSIRRRLEMLKKSALENSLPSKKQIPRCRSEFSLSPASLEACNVLTPSGKPYASDAELSRKPSHTTLLERKILLSPLGSLPSTPQREQSGSQDRGDLLNEK; this is encoded by the exons ATGAGCGCGCAGCAGCTCTCGCCTCCTCCCGCCTGGGAGAAAGAGCACCTCTGGCTCTACCTTCTGGCGCTGGGCTTCGACCCGGAAAAAGCCGCCGCCGGGAGGGTCTCCACGCATCTCGGCCTGGGCGT gaacATGTTTGATAAACCGAACAAAGATGCATTTAGTATCGTTGTGCACTTCCTGTTTTCCAACGTGGACCAGTCTCGTTGTAATGAGATTTTCAG ATTTTGTTTTCCTCCAACAGATAAAAAGACAGACTCTGAATTCAGGAAACATAGTTATGAATGGCTAAGAAGAATTTCA GACGAATGTGGAAACAGCTTTCCTCCAGTCGTTGCGTCTTTATTCCTTTCTCCCGGTGGCTCTAAGTTCATTCATCTAATGTACTGCTTCGCAAGATATGTCATAATGCAACATGTTAAAGTAGATTCTGCAG GTGCTGACATATCCTATCCAGAAGCAGTGAACTCAAGACCTCCTGACTTGAACATTGCAGTTGCAAAATATCATGTAGCACAAAACAGATTTTTACACGGTCTGCAAAAGGAAGACACTTTGATTCAAGAATTGCAGAAAAAAGCATT GCATTTTAGTAAGCGAATTAGAGATTTAAAATTTGAAAATGCAGATCTGGACAAGCAGCTCCAAAA AATGGAGAAAGGCGTTAATCCAAGTCAGAACAACACGGCAGAGAGAGTTGAGAAG GTTCGCTGTTTATGGACACAGATAACGGAAACACTTACATGTCTACAAAAAGAAATAGAAGTTGTAGATTCAGTTGTCAAAGGTCATATTGACCAGTACGTATTAGATGGCACAAGTGTCGCTATTAATGTTCCGAGGCCTCTACTTGAAAAAGTTGAAAAGGATATGCACCAA TTTCATGTAGGGAATGTTTATGAAGAAGGAAAACTAAACGTTTTAACAGTCGTCCACTTACTCAACAAAGCCTTGGAAATACTGATGCATGAGCGCTGGCGCATTGACAAGAATGCACTAAAATTGGATCTTCAGTACATGGAAGGAAAGACCAAATACCAGAATGTTAATTTACAGGGTCTTAAGTCACTGAG GCAAAAATTAAAACATGAAGATTGTGTATCAATAAAGCAGTCTATTTCTAAAAAACAGCAGGAATGGGATTTGAAGTGGGAAAATTGCCTTGGCCAGTCACCTTTTCATTTAATTAAAAATCCAGATCCT GCACTTGACTTATTACCAGCCATgtctcccctttctttttctcctgctACCGAGGAAGCTTATAAAAGCAGTGTCTTCTGCCAGTACCCTGCATCAATTCCAG attcTACCAAGAAGAAGAGTTTTCAGAAAACAGAACTTGAGCTTCCTGGCAAAGCATCAAGATGTCAAGGTAGTTCAGATGGGGTAATTGCAGAGAG GATGGTCGTGCCCTCTTCCAGTCTCGCCACAGCGTCTGAAAATGAAACATGGGTATCTTCGGAAAAG GGATCGGTTACTGAAACACCCAAGGCAGCAGATCACTCTAGTTATCAACTCTTAAGATATAAAGGAAGAAGTTCAAGACCTgcaaaaacagcaaagaaaaAACAAGCTGATACATTCAAAACGCCATCTTCCGTTAAACGAGAAGATCCTCTGAAGAAGGCACAAGAGCAACTGGCGGAACAG AGCACTCGAGGAGGAGGACAGGATTTGGAGGACCTGTTTGGCACCTTAATCTCAGATCCCTTCTTAACAAAGAAACAGATTCCACGGACCCCAGAAAATCTGA TTGCTGAAATTAGAAGCTCCTGGAAAAAAGCTATCCAGGATGAAGAAGCCTCAAGTGTGGAAAGGAATCATACCGAAGCAATAAAAGACATGCCGGAGGACCGAGTCCCTGCGTCTCGAAACCAAGTAGATTCAAGTATGGCATGCTTTATGTCTTCATGCATGTCTGATACAGCAGAATCTCCTTTTCTGGATGCGCGGTCTCCATTTTGTTTCCAGCAGGTGGTTACCGGTTGTAGCGAATTGCTGACCTGTCAAGCAGCTGCTGGGCCAATGGGTGAGATGTTTTGGAAGCAAGGGTTAACATGCGCTGTTCCAGGCAAATGTGAAACAAAAAGTCCAGAACCTGGCCTCAAGACTGAACGTGCAAGTGAGCTGGAGGATGGTCCATGGAATGGCATTGCGGCAGAGACTTTGCCTCCTTATGTGAGCCAGAATTCTTCTATGAGTACAACTGTGTCATGGGATGGTCTTCCGATAGGAAGCTGCTCTGATAGCCAGGAAGTTATCCAACTGGGCATACTTCAAGAAACCCTTCCAGAGGAAGGGGCACTCTTAAGCCTTAATAATAGTTGTAAAGATTTTGAACTGGATGAAGTAAGAGAAGACAGCAACGCTTTGCCGGACTGCGTGGCAGGAAGTGCGTGCAAACTGGATTTGCAATCTATTCGAAGGCGCTTGGAAATGTTGAAAAAGTCTGCGCTTGAAAACTCGCTGCCTTCTAAAAAGCAAATCCCAAGGTGCAGGTCTGAGTTTAGTCTCTCTCCGGCGAGCCTAGAAGCTTGCAATGTTCTTACCCCTTCGGGGAAACCATATGCATCAGATGCAGAACTTTCCAGGAAACCATCGCACACGACTCTTCTTGAAAGAAagatccttctctcccccctggGTTCGCTTCCTTCAACGCCACAAAGAGAGCAGTCAGGCTCACAGGATAGGGGAGACCTGTTAAACG AAAAGTAG
- the HAUS6 gene encoding HAUS augmin-like complex subunit 6 isoform X1 — protein MSAQQLSPPPAWEKEHLWLYLLALGFDPEKAAAGRVSTHLGLGVNMFDKPNKDAFSIVVHFLFSNVDQSRCNEIFRFCFPPTDKKTDSEFRKHSYEWLRRISDECGNSFPPVVASLFLSPGGSKFIHLMYCFARYVIMQHVKVDSAGADISYPEAVNSRPPDLNIAVAKYHVAQNRFLHGLQKEDTLIQELQKKALHFSKRIRDLKFENADLDKQLQKMEKGVNPSQNNTAERVEKVRCLWTQITETLTCLQKEIEVVDSVVKGHIDQYVLDGTSVAINVPRPLLEKVEKDMHQFHVGNVYEEGKLNVLTVVHLLNKALEILMHERWRIDKNALKLDLQYMEGKTKYQNVNLQGLKSLRQKLKHEDCVSIKQSISKKQQEWDLKWENCLGQSPFHLIKNPDPALDLLPAMSPLSFSPATEEAYKSSVFCQYPASIPDSTKKKSFQKTELELPGKASRCQGSSDGVIAERMVVPSSSLATASENETWVSSEKGSVTETPKAADHSSYQLLRYKGRSSRPAKTAKKKQADTFKTPSSVKREDPLKKAQEQLAEQMADVVVSNSPQSTRGGGQDLEDLFGTLISDPFLTKKQIPRTPENLIAEIRSSWKKAIQDEEASSVERNHTEAIKDMPEDRVPASRNQVDSSMACFMSSCMSDTAESPFLDARSPFCFQQVVTGCSELLTCQAAAGPMGEMFWKQGLTCAVPGKCETKSPEPGLKTERASELEDGPWNGIAAETLPPYVSQNSSMSTTVSWDGLPIGSCSDSQEVIQLGILQETLPEEGALLSLNNSCKDFELDEVREDSNALPDCVAGSACKLDLQSIRRRLEMLKKSALENSLPSKKQIPRCRSEFSLSPASLEACNVLTPSGKPYASDAELSRKPSHTTLLERKILLSPLGSLPSTPQREQSGSQDRGDLLNEK, from the exons ATGAGCGCGCAGCAGCTCTCGCCTCCTCCCGCCTGGGAGAAAGAGCACCTCTGGCTCTACCTTCTGGCGCTGGGCTTCGACCCGGAAAAAGCCGCCGCCGGGAGGGTCTCCACGCATCTCGGCCTGGGCGT gaacATGTTTGATAAACCGAACAAAGATGCATTTAGTATCGTTGTGCACTTCCTGTTTTCCAACGTGGACCAGTCTCGTTGTAATGAGATTTTCAG ATTTTGTTTTCCTCCAACAGATAAAAAGACAGACTCTGAATTCAGGAAACATAGTTATGAATGGCTAAGAAGAATTTCA GACGAATGTGGAAACAGCTTTCCTCCAGTCGTTGCGTCTTTATTCCTTTCTCCCGGTGGCTCTAAGTTCATTCATCTAATGTACTGCTTCGCAAGATATGTCATAATGCAACATGTTAAAGTAGATTCTGCAG GTGCTGACATATCCTATCCAGAAGCAGTGAACTCAAGACCTCCTGACTTGAACATTGCAGTTGCAAAATATCATGTAGCACAAAACAGATTTTTACACGGTCTGCAAAAGGAAGACACTTTGATTCAAGAATTGCAGAAAAAAGCATT GCATTTTAGTAAGCGAATTAGAGATTTAAAATTTGAAAATGCAGATCTGGACAAGCAGCTCCAAAA AATGGAGAAAGGCGTTAATCCAAGTCAGAACAACACGGCAGAGAGAGTTGAGAAG GTTCGCTGTTTATGGACACAGATAACGGAAACACTTACATGTCTACAAAAAGAAATAGAAGTTGTAGATTCAGTTGTCAAAGGTCATATTGACCAGTACGTATTAGATGGCACAAGTGTCGCTATTAATGTTCCGAGGCCTCTACTTGAAAAAGTTGAAAAGGATATGCACCAA TTTCATGTAGGGAATGTTTATGAAGAAGGAAAACTAAACGTTTTAACAGTCGTCCACTTACTCAACAAAGCCTTGGAAATACTGATGCATGAGCGCTGGCGCATTGACAAGAATGCACTAAAATTGGATCTTCAGTACATGGAAGGAAAGACCAAATACCAGAATGTTAATTTACAGGGTCTTAAGTCACTGAG GCAAAAATTAAAACATGAAGATTGTGTATCAATAAAGCAGTCTATTTCTAAAAAACAGCAGGAATGGGATTTGAAGTGGGAAAATTGCCTTGGCCAGTCACCTTTTCATTTAATTAAAAATCCAGATCCT GCACTTGACTTATTACCAGCCATgtctcccctttctttttctcctgctACCGAGGAAGCTTATAAAAGCAGTGTCTTCTGCCAGTACCCTGCATCAATTCCAG attcTACCAAGAAGAAGAGTTTTCAGAAAACAGAACTTGAGCTTCCTGGCAAAGCATCAAGATGTCAAGGTAGTTCAGATGGGGTAATTGCAGAGAG GATGGTCGTGCCCTCTTCCAGTCTCGCCACAGCGTCTGAAAATGAAACATGGGTATCTTCGGAAAAG GGATCGGTTACTGAAACACCCAAGGCAGCAGATCACTCTAGTTATCAACTCTTAAGATATAAAGGAAGAAGTTCAAGACCTgcaaaaacagcaaagaaaaAACAAGCTGATACATTCAAAACGCCATCTTCCGTTAAACGAGAAGATCCTCTGAAGAAGGCACAAGAGCAACTGGCGGAACAG ATGGCAGATGTAGTAGTATCTAATTCTCCCCAGAGCACTCGAGGAGGAGGACAGGATTTGGAGGACCTGTTTGGCACCTTAATCTCAGATCCCTTCTTAACAAAGAAACAGATTCCACGGACCCCAGAAAATCTGA TTGCTGAAATTAGAAGCTCCTGGAAAAAAGCTATCCAGGATGAAGAAGCCTCAAGTGTGGAAAGGAATCATACCGAAGCAATAAAAGACATGCCGGAGGACCGAGTCCCTGCGTCTCGAAACCAAGTAGATTCAAGTATGGCATGCTTTATGTCTTCATGCATGTCTGATACAGCAGAATCTCCTTTTCTGGATGCGCGGTCTCCATTTTGTTTCCAGCAGGTGGTTACCGGTTGTAGCGAATTGCTGACCTGTCAAGCAGCTGCTGGGCCAATGGGTGAGATGTTTTGGAAGCAAGGGTTAACATGCGCTGTTCCAGGCAAATGTGAAACAAAAAGTCCAGAACCTGGCCTCAAGACTGAACGTGCAAGTGAGCTGGAGGATGGTCCATGGAATGGCATTGCGGCAGAGACTTTGCCTCCTTATGTGAGCCAGAATTCTTCTATGAGTACAACTGTGTCATGGGATGGTCTTCCGATAGGAAGCTGCTCTGATAGCCAGGAAGTTATCCAACTGGGCATACTTCAAGAAACCCTTCCAGAGGAAGGGGCACTCTTAAGCCTTAATAATAGTTGTAAAGATTTTGAACTGGATGAAGTAAGAGAAGACAGCAACGCTTTGCCGGACTGCGTGGCAGGAAGTGCGTGCAAACTGGATTTGCAATCTATTCGAAGGCGCTTGGAAATGTTGAAAAAGTCTGCGCTTGAAAACTCGCTGCCTTCTAAAAAGCAAATCCCAAGGTGCAGGTCTGAGTTTAGTCTCTCTCCGGCGAGCCTAGAAGCTTGCAATGTTCTTACCCCTTCGGGGAAACCATATGCATCAGATGCAGAACTTTCCAGGAAACCATCGCACACGACTCTTCTTGAAAGAAagatccttctctcccccctggGTTCGCTTCCTTCAACGCCACAAAGAGAGCAGTCAGGCTCACAGGATAGGGGAGACCTGTTAAACG AAAAGTAG
- the HAUS6 gene encoding HAUS augmin-like complex subunit 6 isoform X5: MSAQQLSPPPAWEKEHLWLYLLALGFDPEKAAAGRVSTHLGLGVNMFDKPNKDAFSIVVHFLFSNVDQSRCNEIFRFCFPPTDKKTDSEFRKHSYEWLRRISDECGNSFPPVVASLFLSPGGSKFIHLMYCFARYVIMQHVKVDSAGADISYPEAVNSRPPDLNIAVAKYHVAQNRFLHGLQKEDTLIQELQKKALHFSKRIRDLKFENADLDKQLQKMEKGVNPSQNNTAERVEKVRCLWTQITETLTCLQKEIEVVDSVVKGHIDQYVLDGTSVAINVPRPLLEKVEKDMHQFHVGNVYEEGKLNVLTVVHLLNKALEILMHERWRIDKNALKLDLQYMEGKTKYQNVNLQGLKSLRQKLKHEDCVSIKQSISKKQQEWDLKWENCLGQSPFHLIKNPDPALDLLPAMSPLSFSPATEEAYKSSVFCQYPASIPDSTKKKSFQKTELELPGKASRCQGSSDGVIAERMVVPSSSLATASENETWVSSEKGSVTETPKAADHSSYQLLRYKGRSSRPAKTAKKKQADTFKTPSSVKREDPLKKAQEQLAEQMADVVVSNSPQSTRGGGQDLEDLFGTLISDPFLTKKQIPRTPENLIAEIRSSWKKAIQDEEASSVERNHTEAIKDMPEDRVPASRNQVDSKK, from the exons ATGAGCGCGCAGCAGCTCTCGCCTCCTCCCGCCTGGGAGAAAGAGCACCTCTGGCTCTACCTTCTGGCGCTGGGCTTCGACCCGGAAAAAGCCGCCGCCGGGAGGGTCTCCACGCATCTCGGCCTGGGCGT gaacATGTTTGATAAACCGAACAAAGATGCATTTAGTATCGTTGTGCACTTCCTGTTTTCCAACGTGGACCAGTCTCGTTGTAATGAGATTTTCAG ATTTTGTTTTCCTCCAACAGATAAAAAGACAGACTCTGAATTCAGGAAACATAGTTATGAATGGCTAAGAAGAATTTCA GACGAATGTGGAAACAGCTTTCCTCCAGTCGTTGCGTCTTTATTCCTTTCTCCCGGTGGCTCTAAGTTCATTCATCTAATGTACTGCTTCGCAAGATATGTCATAATGCAACATGTTAAAGTAGATTCTGCAG GTGCTGACATATCCTATCCAGAAGCAGTGAACTCAAGACCTCCTGACTTGAACATTGCAGTTGCAAAATATCATGTAGCACAAAACAGATTTTTACACGGTCTGCAAAAGGAAGACACTTTGATTCAAGAATTGCAGAAAAAAGCATT GCATTTTAGTAAGCGAATTAGAGATTTAAAATTTGAAAATGCAGATCTGGACAAGCAGCTCCAAAA AATGGAGAAAGGCGTTAATCCAAGTCAGAACAACACGGCAGAGAGAGTTGAGAAG GTTCGCTGTTTATGGACACAGATAACGGAAACACTTACATGTCTACAAAAAGAAATAGAAGTTGTAGATTCAGTTGTCAAAGGTCATATTGACCAGTACGTATTAGATGGCACAAGTGTCGCTATTAATGTTCCGAGGCCTCTACTTGAAAAAGTTGAAAAGGATATGCACCAA TTTCATGTAGGGAATGTTTATGAAGAAGGAAAACTAAACGTTTTAACAGTCGTCCACTTACTCAACAAAGCCTTGGAAATACTGATGCATGAGCGCTGGCGCATTGACAAGAATGCACTAAAATTGGATCTTCAGTACATGGAAGGAAAGACCAAATACCAGAATGTTAATTTACAGGGTCTTAAGTCACTGAG GCAAAAATTAAAACATGAAGATTGTGTATCAATAAAGCAGTCTATTTCTAAAAAACAGCAGGAATGGGATTTGAAGTGGGAAAATTGCCTTGGCCAGTCACCTTTTCATTTAATTAAAAATCCAGATCCT GCACTTGACTTATTACCAGCCATgtctcccctttctttttctcctgctACCGAGGAAGCTTATAAAAGCAGTGTCTTCTGCCAGTACCCTGCATCAATTCCAG attcTACCAAGAAGAAGAGTTTTCAGAAAACAGAACTTGAGCTTCCTGGCAAAGCATCAAGATGTCAAGGTAGTTCAGATGGGGTAATTGCAGAGAG GATGGTCGTGCCCTCTTCCAGTCTCGCCACAGCGTCTGAAAATGAAACATGGGTATCTTCGGAAAAG GGATCGGTTACTGAAACACCCAAGGCAGCAGATCACTCTAGTTATCAACTCTTAAGATATAAAGGAAGAAGTTCAAGACCTgcaaaaacagcaaagaaaaAACAAGCTGATACATTCAAAACGCCATCTTCCGTTAAACGAGAAGATCCTCTGAAGAAGGCACAAGAGCAACTGGCGGAACAG ATGGCAGATGTAGTAGTATCTAATTCTCCCCAGAGCACTCGAGGAGGAGGACAGGATTTGGAGGACCTGTTTGGCACCTTAATCTCAGATCCCTTCTTAACAAAGAAACAGATTCCACGGACCCCAGAAAATCTGA TTGCTGAAATTAGAAGCTCCTGGAAAAAAGCTATCCAGGATGAAGAAGCCTCAAGTGTGGAAAGGAATCATACCGAAGCAATAAAAGACATGCCGGAGGACCGAGTCCCTGCGTCTCGAAACCAAGTAGATTCAA AAAAGTAG